A single Dasypus novemcinctus isolate mDasNov1 chromosome 4, mDasNov1.1.hap2, whole genome shotgun sequence DNA region contains:
- the LOC101433670 gene encoding keratin-associated protein 21-1-like: MYCNYYGNSCGYGSGYGCGYGPYYGCGYGSGYGCGYGPYYGCGYGCGYGSGYGCGYGSRYGCGYGTGYGCGYGSSYGCGYGSGYGCCGYRPTCYRRCYSSCC; the protein is encoded by the coding sequence ATGTATTGTAACTACTACGGCAACTCCTGTGGCTATGGCAGTGGCTATGGCTGCGGATATGGCCCCTACTATGGCTGTGGCtatggaagtggctatggctgtgGCTATGGCCCCTACTATGGCTGTGGCTATGGCTGTGGCtatggaagtggctatggctgtgGATACGGCTCTCGCTATGGCTGTGGTTATGGGACTGGCTATGGCTGTGGATATGGTTCCAGCTATGGCTGTGGATACGGCTCTGGCTATGGATGCTGTGGCTACCGGCCAACTTGCTACAGAAGATGCTATTCTTCTTGCTGCTAG
- the LOC101432337 gene encoding keratin-associated protein 21-1-like, whose amino-acid sequence MCCNYYGNSCGYGSGYGCGYGPYYGCGYGGGYGCGYGSLYGSGYGSGYGCGYGSLYGCGYGSGYGCGYGSRYGCGYGSGYGCGYGSHYGCGYGSGYGCGYGCGYGSRYGCGYGTGYGCGYGSSYGCGYGSGYGCCGYRPACYRRCYSSCC is encoded by the coding sequence ATGTGTTGTAACTACTACGGCAACTCCTGTGGCTATGGCAGTGGCTATGGCTGCGGATATGGCCCCTACTATGGCTGTGGCTATGGAGGTGGCTATGGCTGTGGATACGGCTCTCTCTATGGAAGTGGCtatggaagtggctatggctgtgGATACGGCTCTCTCTATGGCTGTGGCtatggaagtggctatggctgtgGATACGGCTCTCGCTACGGCTGTGGCtatggaagtggctatggctgtgGATATGGCTCTCACTACGGCTGTGGCtatggaagtggctatggctgtgGCTATGGCTGTGGATATGGCTCTCGCTATGGCTGTGGCTATGGGACTGGCTATGGCTGTGGATATGGTTCCAGCTATGGCTGTGGATACGGCTCTGGCTATGGATGCTGTGGCTACCGGCCAGCTTGCTACAGAAGATGCTATTCTTCTTGCTGCTAG
- the LOC101433236 gene encoding keratin-associated protein 21-1-like, with product MCGNYYGNSCGYGCGYGPYYGCGYGSGYGCGYGSLYGCGYGSRYGCGYGSGYGCGYGCGYGSRYGCGYGSGYGCGYGSTYGCGYGSGYGCCGYRPACYRRCYSSCC from the coding sequence ATGTGTGGTAACTACTACGGCAACTCCTGTGGCTATGGCTGTGGATATGGCCCCTACTATGGCTGTGGCtatggaagtggctatggctgtgGATATGGCTCTCTCTATGGCTGTGGCTATGGCTCTCGCTACGGCTGTGGCtatggaagtggctatggctgtgGCTATGGCTGTGGATATGGCTCTCGCTACGGCTGTGGTtatggaagtggctatggctgtgGATATGGCTCCACCTATGGCTGTGGATACGGCTCTGGCTATGGATGCTGTGGCTACCGGCCAGCTTGCTACAGAAGATGCTATTCTTCTTGCTGCTAG
- the LOC101434094 gene encoding keratin-associated protein 21-1-like yields the protein MYCNYYGNSCGYGSGYGCGYGPYYGCGYGSGYGCGYGSGYGCGYGSRYGCGYGSGYGCGYGSGYGSGYGCGYGSSYGCGYGSGYGCCGYRPTCYRRCYSSCC from the coding sequence ATGTATTGCAACTACTATGGCAACTCCTGCGGCTATGGCAGTGGCTATGGCTGCGGATATGGCCCCTACTATGGCTGTGGCtatggaagtggctatggctgtggctatggaagtggctatggctgtgGATACGGCTCTCGCTACGGCTGTGGCtatggaagtggctatggctgtgGCTATGGAAGTGGCtatggaagtggctatggctgtgGATACGGTTCCAGCTATGGCTGTGGATACGGCTCTGGCTATGGATGCTGTGGCTACAGGCCAACTTGCTACAGAAGATGCTATTCTTCTTGCTGCTAG
- the LOC101432790 gene encoding keratin-associated protein 6-2-like: MCCNYYGNSCGYGSGYGSGYGCGYGPYYGCGYGSGYGCGYGSLYGCGYGSGYGCGYGSLYGCGYGSGYGCGYGSRYGCGYGSGYGCGYGCGYGSRYGCGYGTGYGCGYGSSYGCGYGSGYGCCGYRPACYRRCYSSCC, translated from the coding sequence ATGTGTTGTAACTACTACGGCAACTCCTGTGGCTATGGCAGTGGCTATGGCAGTGGCTATGGCTGCGGATATGGCCCCTACTATGGCTGTGGCtatggaagtggctatggctgtgGATACGGCTCTCTCTATGGTTGTGGCtatggaagtggctatggctgtgGATACGGCTCTCTCTATGGCTGTGGCtatggaagtggctatggctgtgGATACGGCTCTCGCTATGGCTGTGGCtatggaagtggctatggctgtgGCTATGGCTGTGGATATGGCTCTCGCTACGGCTGTGGCTATGGGACTGGCTATGGCTGTGGATATGGTTCCAGCTATGGCTGTGGATACGGCTCTGGCTATGGATGCTGTGGCTACCGGCCAGCTTGCTACAGAAGATGCTATTCTTCTTGCTGCTAG